In one Hymenobacter sp. DG25B genomic region, the following are encoded:
- a CDS encoding GH92 family glycosyl hydrolase produces MKLLKVFPLAALLLACLPLFAQDQTPNLADLVNPLMGTDSKPSLSNGNTYPAIARPWGMNFWLPQTGKMGSGWAYQYSADKIKGFKQTHQPSPWMNDYGQFALMPITGALRFEEEERASWFSHKAEVVTPYYYRVYLADYDITTELTPTERAARFRFTFPKTDSAYVVLDALDRGSHVQVQPQQRRIIGYTTRNSGGVPQNFKNYFIIEFDHDFSSTTVYLDKVLYGQRLEATGGHTGAVVGFKTRKGEQVQARVASSFISPEQAERNLQEIGSNDFEAVKQQGKTAWNEQLGRVQVEGGTDAQQRTFYSCLYRSLLFPRKFYELDAAGQPVHYSPYNGQVQPGYLYTDTGFWDTFRALFPFLNLLYPDVNSQIQAGLVNTYKEGGWLPEWASPGYRDIMVGNNSASVVADAYLKGVRGYDINKLYEGLLKGANAQGPLEAVGRAGASYYNKLGYVPYDVKINESAARTLEYAYDDFAIAQLGKALGRPKKEVALYQKRSQNYRNLFDKETRLMRGRNQNGTFQSPFNPFKWGDAFTEGNSWHYTWSVFHDINGLMTLMGGPKPFVAALDTVFTLAPVFDASYYGSVIHEIREMQIAGMGNYAHGNQPIQHMVYLYAYAGQPWKTQYWARETLNRLYLPTPDGYCGDEDNGQTSAWYVFSALGFYPVCPATDQYVLGAPLFPKTTLHLANGKTIVLNAPANSAANRYVQAVRLNGQSYTHNWLSHQTLMQGGTVEFEMTDKPNMMRGTKAEDAPYSFSKGER; encoded by the coding sequence ATGAAGCTGCTGAAAGTATTTCCTCTCGCCGCGCTGCTCCTCGCGTGCCTCCCTCTCTTCGCCCAGGATCAAACCCCCAACCTGGCCGATTTGGTGAACCCGCTGATGGGCACCGATTCCAAGCCCAGTCTTTCCAATGGTAACACCTACCCAGCCATTGCGCGGCCCTGGGGCATGAACTTCTGGCTGCCGCAAACCGGCAAAATGGGCAGCGGCTGGGCCTATCAGTATTCGGCCGATAAGATCAAAGGCTTCAAACAGACGCACCAGCCTTCGCCCTGGATGAACGACTACGGGCAGTTTGCTCTTATGCCCATCACCGGGGCGCTACGATTTGAGGAAGAGGAGCGGGCCAGCTGGTTTTCGCACAAGGCCGAGGTAGTTACGCCCTACTACTACCGCGTGTACCTGGCCGACTACGACATTACCACTGAGCTGACGCCCACCGAGCGCGCCGCCCGCTTCCGCTTCACCTTCCCCAAAACCGACAGCGCCTACGTGGTGCTCGATGCCCTGGACCGCGGCTCCCACGTGCAGGTGCAGCCCCAGCAGCGCCGCATCATCGGCTACACCACCCGCAACAGCGGCGGTGTGCCCCAGAACTTCAAGAACTACTTCATTATTGAGTTCGACCACGACTTCAGCAGCACTACCGTTTACCTGGATAAAGTACTCTACGGGCAGCGGCTGGAAGCTACCGGCGGCCACACCGGGGCCGTGGTGGGCTTCAAAACCCGCAAGGGCGAGCAGGTGCAGGCGCGGGTAGCATCGTCCTTCATCAGCCCCGAGCAGGCCGAGCGCAACCTCCAGGAAATCGGTTCCAACGACTTTGAGGCCGTGAAGCAGCAGGGAAAAACGGCCTGGAACGAGCAGCTGGGCCGGGTGCAGGTGGAAGGCGGCACCGATGCCCAGCAGCGCACCTTCTATTCCTGCCTGTACCGCTCCCTGCTGTTTCCGCGCAAGTTTTACGAGCTGGATGCTGCCGGCCAGCCCGTGCACTACTCGCCCTACAATGGCCAGGTGCAGCCTGGCTACCTCTACACCGATACCGGGTTCTGGGACACCTTCCGGGCCTTGTTTCCCTTCCTGAACCTGCTGTACCCCGACGTGAACAGCCAGATTCAGGCCGGCCTCGTGAATACCTACAAGGAAGGTGGCTGGCTGCCGGAGTGGGCCAGCCCCGGCTACCGCGACATTATGGTGGGCAACAACTCGGCCTCTGTGGTGGCTGATGCCTACCTGAAAGGCGTGCGCGGCTACGACATCAACAAGCTCTACGAGGGCCTGCTGAAAGGCGCCAACGCCCAGGGCCCGCTGGAAGCCGTGGGCCGGGCCGGCGCCAGCTACTACAACAAGCTCGGCTACGTGCCCTACGATGTCAAAATCAACGAAAGCGCCGCCCGCACCCTGGAATACGCCTACGATGACTTCGCCATTGCCCAGCTCGGCAAGGCACTGGGGCGGCCCAAAAAGGAAGTGGCGCTCTACCAGAAGCGCAGCCAGAACTACCGCAACCTCTTCGACAAAGAAACCCGCCTGATGCGCGGCCGCAACCAGAACGGCACGTTCCAGTCGCCCTTCAACCCCTTTAAGTGGGGCGACGCCTTCACGGAGGGCAACAGCTGGCACTACACCTGGTCGGTGTTCCACGATATCAACGGGCTGATGACGCTCATGGGCGGCCCCAAGCCCTTTGTGGCGGCCCTGGACACGGTATTTACCCTGGCGCCGGTGTTCGATGCCTCATATTATGGCTCCGTGATTCACGAAATCCGGGAGATGCAGATTGCGGGCATGGGCAATTATGCTCACGGCAACCAGCCTATTCAGCACATGGTGTACCTCTACGCCTACGCCGGTCAGCCCTGGAAAACCCAGTACTGGGCCCGCGAAACCCTCAACCGCCTCTACCTGCCCACCCCCGACGGTTACTGCGGCGACGAAGACAACGGCCAAACCTCCGCCTGGTACGTCTTCTCGGCCCTGGGTTTCTACCCCGTATGCCCCGCCACCGACCAGTACGTGCTGGGCGCCCCGCTCTTCCCGAAAACCACCCTACACCTCGCCAACGGCAAGACCATCGTGCTGAACGCCCCCGCCAATAGCGCCGCCAACCGCTACGTGCAGGCCGTGCGCCTCAACGGCCAGTCCTACACCCACAACTGGCTCAGCCACCAAACGCTGATGCAGGGCGGAACGGTAGAGTTTGAAATGACCGATAAGCCGAATATGATGCGTGGTACGAAGGCTGAGGACGCGCCGTATTCGTTTTCAAAAGGGGAGAGGTAG
- a CDS encoding nuclear transport factor 2 family protein: MKNRYLLSGSVAMLSACATVKPATPTAVGTYKPVDAQLYRAIAQQDSLMFVAFNQHDVEKLQAFFAEDVEFYHDKGGLSNFQQTMQAFRNMFDQNKTTGLNRQLVPGTLEVYPINGYGAVETYQHRFCHVENGKDDCGTFKNMMVWRLKDGQWNVTRVVSYGH; the protein is encoded by the coding sequence ATGAAAAATCGGTATTTGCTTTCAGGTAGTGTGGCCATGCTGAGCGCCTGCGCCACGGTAAAACCCGCCACGCCAACTGCGGTGGGGACATACAAGCCAGTCGATGCGCAGCTGTACCGCGCCATTGCCCAGCAGGACAGCCTGATGTTCGTGGCCTTCAACCAGCACGATGTAGAAAAGCTGCAAGCCTTCTTCGCCGAGGATGTGGAGTTTTACCACGACAAAGGCGGCTTATCCAACTTTCAGCAAACCATGCAGGCCTTCCGAAATATGTTCGACCAAAACAAAACCACCGGCCTGAACCGCCAGCTGGTACCGGGCACACTGGAAGTGTATCCCATCAATGGCTACGGCGCCGTGGAAACCTACCAGCACCGTTTCTGCCACGTGGAAAACGGCAAAGACGACTGCGGTACCTTCAAGAATATGATGGTCTGGCGGCTAAAGGATGGGCAGTGGAATGTAACGCGGGTGGTGAGTTATGGACATTGA
- a CDS encoding GH92 family glycosyl hydrolase, which produces MPRLLLAALLLSSIPTFAQKAKPAENLVQYAHPIVGTQRMGHTFPGATVPFGMVQLSPDTDTISYEQNGKYNPKVYEYCAGYQYEDKTIVGFSHTHFSGTGHSDLGDFLIMPTTGPLQLNPGTADKPESGFRSRFSHQNEVAEPAYYKVKLDDHNILAELTATNRVGFHQYTFPKADDAHIILDLTAGIYNYPDKNVWTFVRVENDSLVTGYRQTNGWARTRTEYFALQFSKPFRQYGARNYAKKQAYRGFWGRFDQAHNFPEQAGEQLRLYFDFQTQAGEKIKLKMALSGVSTEGALRNLRAELPGWDFEQTKRQGQAQWQQELSKVTIDSPKQVDKDNFYTALYHAFLSPTTYQDVDGQYRGLDQNIHKAEGFTNYTTFSLWDTYRALHPLFNVVQPKRNADMIQSMLAHFGQSAEHMLPVWSHHANENWCMIGYHAVPVIADAIVKGNAPFDANKALDACVTTARQQWYDGIGEYLRLGYVPEDKSGSSVSKTLEYAYDDWCIAQAAKKLGRADIEQEFSKRAQNWQNVYDQRIGFMRPRLSDGSFRKEFDPLSTNNQGFIEGNAWNYSLYVPQDPAALIAKMGGNSRFTEHLDSLFTMHLPDKFFAETEDITRDGIIGNYVHGNEPAHHAAYLYNWTNQPWKTQARVRMILPKMYRPTPDGLGGNDDCGQMSAWYVFSALGFYPVAPGSPEYTLGSPAIHGATLRLENGKIFRITVKNQSDKNVYVKEARLNGQKLTRPFLKHQDIMNGGELVFTMAGKP; this is translated from the coding sequence ATGCCCCGCCTTCTCCTCGCCGCGCTCCTCCTCTCATCTATTCCCACCTTCGCTCAAAAGGCTAAACCCGCCGAAAACCTCGTTCAATACGCGCACCCCATTGTAGGCACGCAGCGCATGGGGCACACATTTCCGGGCGCAACGGTGCCATTTGGCATGGTGCAGCTCTCGCCCGATACCGACACCATCAGCTACGAGCAGAACGGCAAGTACAACCCCAAGGTGTACGAATACTGCGCCGGCTACCAGTACGAGGACAAAACAATCGTCGGGTTTTCGCACACGCACTTCAGCGGCACCGGCCACTCTGATCTGGGCGACTTCCTCATCATGCCCACCACCGGGCCGCTGCAGCTCAACCCCGGCACCGCCGATAAGCCCGAAAGTGGCTTCCGCTCCCGGTTTTCGCACCAGAATGAGGTAGCCGAGCCGGCCTACTACAAGGTAAAGCTCGACGACCACAACATCCTGGCCGAGCTGACGGCCACCAACCGCGTCGGCTTTCACCAATACACCTTCCCCAAGGCCGACGACGCCCACATTATCCTCGACCTCACGGCCGGCATCTATAACTACCCCGATAAAAACGTCTGGACGTTTGTGCGCGTGGAAAACGACTCGCTGGTAACCGGCTACCGCCAGACCAACGGCTGGGCCCGCACCCGCACCGAGTATTTCGCCCTGCAATTCTCCAAGCCCTTCCGCCAGTACGGCGCCCGCAACTACGCCAAAAAGCAGGCTTACCGGGGCTTCTGGGGTCGTTTTGATCAGGCGCACAACTTCCCGGAGCAGGCCGGCGAGCAGCTACGCCTATACTTCGATTTTCAGACCCAGGCAGGGGAGAAGATCAAGCTGAAAATGGCCTTGTCCGGGGTGAGTACGGAAGGGGCGTTGCGTAACCTGCGGGCCGAGCTGCCGGGCTGGGATTTTGAGCAGACGAAGCGCCAGGGTCAGGCGCAGTGGCAGCAGGAGCTTAGCAAGGTCACCATTGACTCGCCGAAACAGGTGGACAAGGACAACTTCTACACGGCCCTGTACCACGCCTTCCTCAGCCCCACTACCTACCAGGACGTGGACGGCCAGTACCGCGGCCTCGACCAGAACATTCACAAGGCCGAAGGCTTCACCAACTACACCACCTTCTCGCTCTGGGATACCTACCGCGCCCTGCACCCGCTGTTTAACGTGGTGCAGCCCAAGCGCAACGCCGACATGATTCAGTCCATGCTGGCGCACTTTGGGCAGAGCGCCGAGCACATGCTGCCCGTGTGGAGCCACCACGCCAACGAAAACTGGTGCATGATTGGCTACCACGCGGTGCCCGTTATTGCCGATGCCATTGTGAAAGGCAACGCGCCCTTCGATGCCAACAAAGCCCTGGATGCCTGCGTAACCACTGCCCGCCAGCAGTGGTACGACGGCATAGGCGAGTACCTGCGCCTGGGCTACGTGCCCGAGGATAAAAGCGGCTCCTCCGTCTCCAAAACCCTGGAATACGCCTACGATGACTGGTGCATTGCCCAGGCCGCCAAAAAGCTGGGCCGTGCGGATATTGAGCAGGAGTTCAGCAAGCGCGCCCAGAACTGGCAGAACGTGTACGACCAGCGCATCGGCTTTATGCGCCCGCGCCTTTCCGATGGCTCCTTCCGCAAAGAGTTTGACCCGCTGAGCACCAACAACCAGGGCTTCATCGAAGGCAACGCCTGGAACTACAGCCTCTACGTGCCCCAGGACCCCGCCGCGCTTATCGCCAAAATGGGCGGCAACTCCCGCTTCACGGAGCATCTGGACTCGCTGTTCACCATGCACCTGCCCGATAAGTTCTTCGCCGAAACCGAGGACATCACCCGCGACGGTATCATTGGCAACTACGTGCACGGCAACGAGCCCGCCCACCACGCCGCCTACCTCTACAACTGGACCAACCAGCCCTGGAAAACCCAGGCCCGCGTGCGCATGATTCTTCCCAAAATGTACCGCCCCACCCCCGACGGCCTCGGCGGCAACGACGACTGCGGGCAGATGTCGGCCTGGTACGTCTTCTCGGCTCTAGGCTTCTACCCCGTAGCCCCTGGCTCCCCGGAATACACCCTCGGCAGCCCCGCCATCCACGGCGCCACGCTCCGGCTGGAAAACGGCAAAATCTTCCGCATCACCGTCAAAAATCAGAGCGACAAGAACGTGTATGTGAAAGAAGCGCGCCTAAACGGCCAGAAGCTGACGCGGCCGTTCCTCAAACATCAGGATATTATGAATGGGGGAGAGTTGGTGTTTACGATGGCGGGCAAGCCGTGA
- a CDS encoding IS5 family transposase, with product MKKPHPGYPSDVSDEEWAFAAPYLTLMSEAAPQREYPLRSLFNAVRYLARTGVPWHYLPGDFPAWPAVYQQLRRWLEARCFETMVDDLRQLLRTAQGRPAEPSAILLDSRTLQSTPESGHRAGYDGAKRRNGSKVHMAVDTLGHLLAALVTPANEQDRAQVAALAEEVQAITGQSVTLAYVDQGYTGQEPAQAAAEQGIALHVVKLPAAKRGFVLLPKRWVVERSFAWAARFRRLARDYERLTSTLEGIHYLVFACLMLVKANHINLLSH from the coding sequence ATGAAAAAGCCCCACCCTGGTTATCCGAGCGATGTAAGCGACGAAGAATGGGCGTTTGCTGCCCCCTATTTGACGCTGATGAGCGAAGCGGCCCCGCAACGGGAATATCCGCTGCGGAGCTTGTTCAATGCCGTACGCTATTTGGCCCGCACCGGAGTGCCTTGGCACTACCTGCCGGGTGATTTTCCGGCTTGGCCGGCCGTCTACCAGCAGCTACGGCGTTGGCTCGAGGCCCGCTGTTTTGAAACGATGGTCGATGATTTGCGCCAGTTGCTACGCACAGCCCAAGGCCGCCCGGCCGAGCCCTCGGCCATCCTGCTCGACAGCCGCACGCTGCAAAGCACACCCGAAAGCGGGCACCGGGCCGGGTATGATGGGGCCAAGCGGCGCAACGGCAGCAAGGTGCACATGGCCGTGGACACGCTGGGGCATTTGCTGGCGGCGCTGGTCACGCCGGCCAACGAACAGGACCGGGCCCAGGTGGCAGCACTAGCCGAAGAAGTACAGGCCATCACGGGCCAATCGGTCACGCTGGCCTACGTCGACCAAGGGTACACGGGGCAGGAACCAGCGCAGGCCGCTGCCGAGCAGGGCATTGCCCTGCACGTGGTGAAATTGCCCGCGGCCAAACGAGGCTTTGTGTTGCTGCCCAAGCGCTGGGTGGTGGAACGCTCCTTTGCTTGGGCGGCCCGTTTCCGACGATTGGCTAGGGATTACGAACGCCTTACCTCCACCCTGGAAGGCATTCATTACCTCGTCTTTGCGTGTCTGATGCTCGTCAAAGCAAATCACATTAACCTGCTAAGTCATTAA
- a CDS encoding glycoside hydrolase family 2 TIM barrel-domain containing protein — MSVNLRFLLPLLALSTVTYAQSGPVKVEVKQTDGRYELLRGGQPYFIKGAGGGQFPERVKAYGGNSIRTWSTDGADVTLAEANKNGLTVMLGLDVARERHGFDYNNPQAVAEQLQRLRADVLKYKDNPAVLFWGIGNELNLEYTNPKVWDAVQQIAQMIHEVDPNHPTSTVLAGLNQKEVDLIKAKCPAVDILSINTYAGLAAIPQQVRATGWAGPYVVAEWGPTGHWESPVTPWKASVEETSSQKAAVYQSRYEASVAKDKTQCLGTYVFLWGQKQERTPTWYGIFTEDGKESEVVDVMQYLWSGQWPENRAPHLAGFRLNGKQATDSVYLQPGKRYPAMVSVTDPDKDRLTYRWELLPESTDLKSGGDRESRPAPIAGLIPANAKAKTKLKAPDKEGAYRLFIYTYDGHDNVATANIPIYVKGK; from the coding sequence TTGTCCGTAAATCTGCGTTTTCTGCTACCATTGCTGGCTCTCAGCACCGTTACCTATGCCCAAAGCGGCCCGGTTAAAGTCGAAGTAAAACAGACCGATGGCCGCTACGAGCTGCTGCGGGGCGGCCAGCCATACTTCATCAAAGGCGCGGGGGGCGGGCAGTTCCCGGAGCGCGTGAAGGCCTACGGCGGCAACTCCATCCGTACCTGGAGCACCGATGGCGCCGACGTAACGCTGGCCGAAGCCAACAAAAACGGCCTGACCGTGATGCTGGGCCTGGACGTGGCCCGGGAGCGGCACGGCTTCGACTACAATAACCCGCAGGCCGTGGCCGAGCAGCTGCAAAGGCTGCGCGCCGATGTACTCAAGTACAAGGACAACCCGGCTGTACTGTTCTGGGGCATCGGCAACGAGCTGAACCTGGAGTACACCAACCCTAAAGTGTGGGACGCCGTGCAGCAGATTGCCCAGATGATTCACGAAGTGGACCCCAACCACCCCACCAGCACCGTTCTGGCGGGCCTCAACCAAAAGGAGGTTGACCTGATCAAGGCCAAATGCCCGGCCGTGGATATCCTCAGCATTAATACCTACGCCGGGCTGGCGGCCATTCCGCAGCAGGTGCGCGCCACCGGCTGGGCCGGCCCGTATGTGGTAGCCGAGTGGGGCCCCACCGGCCACTGGGAAAGCCCCGTTACACCCTGGAAAGCCTCAGTAGAGGAAACCAGCAGCCAGAAAGCCGCCGTGTACCAGAGCCGCTACGAGGCCTCGGTGGCCAAGGACAAAACCCAGTGCCTGGGCACCTACGTGTTTCTGTGGGGCCAGAAACAGGAGCGCACCCCTACCTGGTACGGCATCTTCACGGAGGATGGGAAGGAGTCGGAAGTGGTAGATGTGATGCAGTACCTGTGGAGCGGCCAATGGCCCGAAAACCGCGCCCCGCACCTGGCCGGTTTCCGCCTGAACGGAAAGCAGGCCACGGATAGCGTGTACCTGCAACCCGGCAAGCGCTACCCCGCCATGGTCTCCGTTACCGACCCCGACAAAGACCGGCTGACTTACCGCTGGGAGCTGCTCCCGGAAAGCACCGACCTGAAATCCGGCGGCGACCGGGAAAGCCGCCCGGCACCCATTGCAGGGCTGATTCCGGCGAATGCCAAAGCTAAAACCAAACTCAAAGCCCCTGATAAGGAAGGCGCCTACCGCCTGTTCATCTACACCTATGATGGGCACGACAACGTAGCCACGGCCAACATTCCGATTTATGTGAAGGGCAAGTAG
- the sbcD gene encoding exonuclease subunit SbcD, with product MRVLHTADWHLGQRFISGHERTDEHRHFLDWLVQTVREQQVEVLIVAGDIFDTGSPSNQALELYYSFLLNMRGTGCRDIVVVGGNHDSPATLNAPARLLRHLRVHVVGCVPDCFEDQVLVLDDAHGKPGLVVCAIPFLRDRDVRLSVPGETAEEREARIKQGIADHYARCAEIEQVWQLKDLGLPIIATGHLYAAGAAPSDSERTIHVGNLGQVTADHFPAIFDYVALGHIHRPQRVGGREHIRYSGSPIPLSFSEVDHPKEVLLLDFKGGCLAELQSLLVPGARRLVRFHGTLQEVTLSLTTYDNTGYHLPAWADVQVHSELTQLEVADALLKVIQELDRQQLEVLARRHFRLVKLRALGEEEETDAPLTRSLHDFTEREVFAQRLEAEPEDSRAELLRTFDELLERM from the coding sequence ATGCGCGTACTACACACCGCCGACTGGCACTTGGGTCAACGCTTCATCAGCGGGCACGAACGCACCGATGAGCACCGCCATTTTCTGGACTGGTTGGTGCAGACCGTGCGCGAGCAGCAGGTGGAAGTGCTGATAGTGGCCGGTGATATTTTCGATACTGGCTCGCCCTCCAACCAGGCCCTGGAGCTATATTACTCCTTCCTGCTGAATATGCGCGGCACCGGCTGCCGCGACATAGTGGTAGTAGGCGGCAACCACGACTCGCCCGCTACCCTCAACGCCCCCGCCCGCCTGCTGCGCCACCTGCGCGTGCACGTGGTAGGCTGCGTGCCCGACTGCTTCGAGGACCAGGTGCTGGTGCTGGATGATGCCCACGGCAAGCCCGGCCTGGTGGTGTGCGCCATTCCCTTTCTCCGCGACCGGGACGTGCGCCTTTCCGTGCCCGGCGAAACCGCCGAGGAGCGCGAAGCCCGCATCAAGCAAGGCATTGCCGACCACTACGCCCGCTGCGCCGAAATAGAGCAGGTGTGGCAGCTCAAAGACCTGGGCCTGCCCATTATAGCCACCGGCCACCTCTACGCCGCCGGCGCCGCCCCTTCCGATTCCGAGCGCACCATTCACGTAGGCAACCTGGGCCAGGTTACCGCCGACCACTTCCCCGCTATCTTCGATTACGTGGCCCTGGGCCACATTCACCGGCCGCAGCGCGTGGGTGGTCGGGAGCATATCCGCTACTCGGGCTCCCCTATTCCGCTGTCTTTTTCCGAGGTAGACCACCCGAAGGAAGTCTTGCTGCTGGATTTTAAGGGCGGCTGTCTGGCCGAGCTGCAAAGTCTGCTGGTACCGGGTGCCCGCCGGCTGGTGCGCTTCCACGGCACCCTGCAGGAAGTCACCCTAAGCCTCACAACCTACGATAATACCGGCTACCACCTCCCCGCCTGGGCAGATGTGCAGGTGCACTCTGAACTCACCCAGCTGGAAGTAGCCGATGCCCTGCTCAAAGTTATTCAGGAGCTGGACCGGCAGCAGCTGGAAGTGCTGGCCCGCCGCCACTTCCGCCTAGTCAAGCTCCGCGCCCTGGGCGAGGAAGAGGAAACCGACGCTCCCCTCACCCGCAGCCTCCACGATTTTACAGAGCGGGAAGTGTTTGCCCAGCGTCTGGAAGCCGAGCCGGAGGACAGCCGCGCCGAGCTGCTGCGCACATTTGATGAGCTGCTGGAACGCATGTAA
- a CDS encoding DUF6970 domain-containing protein: protein MKKIFYCLIGSAFAFTACEKVDIAKDSPKCIKQKAVDLKEAPCESDVNIKEYFFQGKLVYVLNPGDCIADASAEVIDGNCNSLGYLGGFGGNTKINDEDFSKAEYKRTIWEK, encoded by the coding sequence ATGAAGAAGATTTTCTACTGTTTGATTGGCTCTGCCTTTGCATTCACGGCCTGCGAGAAGGTCGATATTGCCAAGGATTCTCCCAAGTGTATAAAGCAAAAAGCCGTGGACCTGAAAGAGGCTCCTTGTGAGTCGGATGTTAACATCAAGGAGTACTTTTTTCAGGGGAAACTGGTCTATGTTCTCAACCCGGGTGATTGTATTGCTGATGCTAGTGCGGAGGTGATAGATGGCAATTGCAATTCGCTCGGCTACCTGGGCGGATTCGGAGGAAACACCAAAATCAACGACGAGGACTTCAGTAAGGCCGAGTACAAGCGCACCATCTGGGAGAAATAA
- a CDS encoding MBL fold metallo-hydrolase, which produces MSPLPSSTSSVQIQQFYDKGLAHASYAIRSGRQVAIIDPARDPQPYYDFADEHEARIVAVIETHPHADFVSSHLEIAEETGATIYCSKLVHATYAHHAFDDGDRIALGTVELHAINTPGHSPDSISILLIDDMAQTRAVFTGDTLFVGDVGRPDLRESELVGGHQREQLAAQLYLSTRNKLMTLPPTTKVYPAHGPGSLCGKTTSPDLDSTIGKELKTNYALQPMTQDEFVRVLLEDQPFMPKYFGHDVMLNKQGALPFEDSIRRVPRPLMDAPVEPGILIIDTRPAAEFRAGHLPGAINLMDGGKFETWLGSIVGPREPFYLLADSQIALDTVIRKAAKIGYETNIKGALLTPHQLPATSPTTDVEHVRQQPQDFTIVDIRNRTEAQHPIFDNALLIPLPELRERVREVPTDKPILVHCAGGYRSAAGASILEAALPGVPVYDLGEAITTFQTQSAHV; this is translated from the coding sequence ATGAGTCCCCTCCCCAGTAGTACCTCGTCGGTACAAATTCAGCAGTTTTACGATAAAGGGCTGGCCCACGCCAGTTACGCTATCCGCAGTGGCCGCCAGGTAGCTATTATTGACCCGGCCCGCGACCCCCAGCCCTACTATGATTTTGCCGACGAGCACGAGGCCCGGATTGTAGCCGTTATTGAGACGCATCCGCACGCTGATTTTGTATCCTCGCACCTGGAAATAGCCGAAGAAACCGGCGCCACTATTTACTGCAGCAAGCTGGTGCACGCCACCTATGCCCATCATGCCTTTGATGATGGTGACCGGATAGCGCTGGGCACCGTGGAGCTCCACGCCATCAATACCCCGGGCCACTCCCCCGACAGCATCAGCATTCTGCTGATAGACGATATGGCCCAGACCCGCGCCGTATTCACCGGCGATACGCTGTTTGTGGGCGATGTAGGCCGCCCTGACCTGCGCGAGAGTGAGCTGGTAGGCGGGCACCAGCGCGAGCAGCTGGCCGCCCAGCTCTACCTCTCCACCCGCAACAAGCTCATGACGCTGCCGCCTACCACCAAGGTGTACCCGGCGCACGGCCCAGGCTCCCTGTGCGGCAAAACCACCAGCCCCGATCTGGACAGCACTATTGGCAAGGAGTTGAAAACCAACTACGCCCTGCAGCCCATGACGCAGGATGAGTTTGTGCGGGTATTGCTGGAAGACCAGCCCTTTATGCCCAAGTATTTTGGGCACGATGTAATGCTGAACAAGCAGGGCGCACTGCCCTTCGAGGACAGCATCCGGCGGGTGCCGCGCCCGCTGATGGATGCGCCCGTAGAGCCCGGCATTCTCATTATTGATACCCGCCCGGCCGCGGAGTTTCGGGCCGGCCACCTGCCCGGCGCCATTAACCTGATGGATGGCGGCAAGTTTGAAACCTGGCTGGGCTCCATTGTAGGCCCCAGGGAGCCGTTCTACCTGCTGGCCGATTCCCAGATTGCCCTGGACACCGTGATTCGCAAAGCCGCCAAAATCGGCTACGAAACCAACATCAAAGGCGCCCTGCTCACGCCCCACCAGCTACCGGCCACCAGCCCCACCACCGATGTGGAGCACGTGCGCCAGCAGCCCCAGGATTTCACCATCGTAGACATCCGCAACCGCACCGAAGCCCAGCACCCCATTTTCGATAATGCCCTGCTGATTCCGCTGCCCGAGCTGCGCGAGCGGGTGCGCGAAGTGCCGACCGATAAACCGATTCTGGTGCATTGCGCCGGTGGCTACCGATCCGCAGCGGGTGCCAGCATTCTGGAAGCGGCCCTGCCCGGCGTGCCGGTTTATGACCTCGGCGAAGCCATTACCACCTTCCAGACGCAGTCAGCGCACGTGTAA